One segment of Thermococcus profundus DNA contains the following:
- a CDS encoding LAGLIDADG family homing endonuclease, which yields MRVLRELSQEETEEVQKSALELREQGLSYSQITERIAEEFNVKVSKATVLRWCRGTHNTFNKMRKVNLKPSPALAYIIGAYFGDGTATKGSRYKYNVKLKVVDREFAETFASALKAIGLNPRTGFENNGTRTGRWYVETSSKSLYLYLKSPKERLFNVAMEYPREFLRGFFDSEGSVIFTRNRIRVEACNYDGEVLEFCQELLNGLGIYSRIYKTKRKGQPVVIRGKQYRYTSDLFTLKIYRVESVYRYMHEVGFSISRKQNKLIDFFGLPQQKSQNLEENRTKRAL from the coding sequence ATGAGGGTTCTCCGCGAGCTGTCGCAGGAAGAGACGGAAGAAGTACAGAAATCAGCCCTGGAACTCAGAGAGCAGGGATTGAGCTACTCACAGATCACTGAGAGGATCGCAGAGGAGTTCAACGTAAAGGTCTCCAAGGCCACAGTTCTCCGCTGGTGCAGAGGAACCCACAACACTTTCAACAAGATGAGAAAGGTCAACCTGAAGCCCTCACCGGCACTGGCGTACATAATCGGGGCCTATTTTGGAGACGGGACGGCAACTAAGGGGTCAAGATACAAGTACAACGTCAAATTGAAGGTCGTGGACAGAGAGTTTGCAGAGACATTCGCCAGTGCCCTAAAAGCGATAGGTCTCAACCCACGAACGGGATTCGAGAACAACGGGACAAGAACCGGTCGCTGGTACGTTGAAACATCAAGTAAAAGTCTCTACCTGTACTTAAAGAGCCCAAAAGAGCGTCTTTTTAATGTGGCAATGGAGTATCCAAGGGAGTTCCTGAGGGGGTTCTTTGACAGCGAGGGGAGCGTTATCTTCACGAGGAACAGGATTAGGGTGGAGGCCTGCAACTACGATGGAGAAGTTTTAGAGTTCTGTCAGGAACTGCTAAACGGACTCGGTATATATTCCAGGATATATAAAACAAAAAGAAAAGGGCAACCTGTAGTGATAAGAGGGAAACAGTACCGTTACACCTCTGACTTATTCACGCTTAAAATATACCGAGTTGAAAGCGTTTACAGATATATGCATGAGGTCGGATTCAGTATTTCTAGAAAACAGAACAAGCTGATTGACTTTTTTGGATTACCACAACAGAAATCACAAAATTTAGAAGAAAACAGAACAAAACGCGCTTTATAG
- a CDS encoding class III signal peptide-containing protein codes for MRYRGQGSLEYLFMVAAALVIVAILMTKFFNPRTGTVHKLGNTASNVEQDIDSSLNSMISSS; via the coding sequence TTGAGGTACAGGGGTCAAGGATCGTTGGAATATCTGTTCATGGTGGCCGCGGCGCTGGTCATAGTAGCGATCTTAATGACAAAATTCTTCAATCCAAGAACTGGAACTGTTCACAAGCTCGGAAACACTGCATCCAACGTTGAACAGGACATAGATTCCAGTTTAAACAGCATGATCAGCTCCTCCTAG
- a CDS encoding helix-turn-helix transcriptional regulator: protein MKNRLRELREERGLTQEELAKALGVTRQTIIAIEKGKYDPSLRLAFKIARFFGVKIEDVFVYEGE from the coding sequence ATGAAGAACCGCCTCCGCGAGCTGAGGGAGGAAAGGGGCCTAACACAGGAGGAGCTCGCAAAGGCCCTCGGCGTCACGAGGCAGACAATAATAGCGATAGAAAAGGGCAAGTACGATCCATCTCTCAGATTGGCCTTCAAAATAGCGAGGTTTTTTGGGGTTAAAATCGAGGACGTATTCGTGTACGAGGGAGAGTAA
- a CDS encoding DUF126 domain-containing protein, translating into MKLKGRKVVGGKAEGELVVSQKPLSFLGGVDPDTGIVTDAESDIRGQSIAGKILAFPRGKGSTVGSYVIYALKKNGKAPKAIIVEEAETIVATGAIIAGIPMVQGIDVSKLKSGRKARIDADSGEVEVLESGE; encoded by the coding sequence ATGAAGCTCAAGGGAAGGAAAGTTGTTGGTGGGAAAGCTGAGGGGGAGCTGGTCGTGTCCCAAAAACCACTCTCATTCCTCGGCGGTGTGGATCCAGATACCGGGATCGTTACAGACGCGGAGAGCGACATCAGGGGGCAGAGTATAGCTGGAAAGATTCTCGCCTTCCCCCGAGGCAAAGGGTCAACAGTTGGCTCCTACGTCATCTACGCCCTTAAAAAGAACGGTAAGGCCCCAAAAGCAATAATCGTCGAGGAGGCGGAGACAATAGTAGCGACCGGTGCTATAATCGCCGGAATTCCGATGGTGCAGGGGATAGACGTCTCAAAGCTGAAGAGCGGGAGAAAGGCCAGGATTGACGCGGATTCGGGCGAGGTCGAAGTCCTCGAATCGGGGGAGTAG
- a CDS encoding class III signal peptide-containing protein, whose translation MKRKAQGAIEYLFMIAAALVIVLIVVKQLSNKGSSAKSTANTAEESANSELNSMISNA comes from the coding sequence ATGAAGAGGAAGGCCCAGGGTGCAATTGAGTACCTGTTCATGATCGCAGCGGCGCTAGTCATCGTCCTAATAGTTGTCAAGCAGCTCAGCAACAAGGGAAGCAGCGCTAAGAGCACCGCCAACACCGCAGAGGAGTCTGCTAACAGCGAGCTCAACAGCATGATTAGCAATGCATGA
- a CDS encoding ABC transporter ATP-binding protein: MPAAKVENLEKDYGKVKALKGISFEIKEGEIFGLIGPNGAGKSTTLKILSTLLKPTGGKAEVFGRDVVEEAEEVRSLISYLPEEAGAYKNLTGMEYLTFMARLYAKDERKAREMAELGVKLSGLGERLKDKVSTYSKGMTRKLLLARALMVMPKLAILDEPASGLDIVNAYTIRKTIKAFAREKGVTFLVSSHNMLEVEFLCDRVALINEGRIVESGTPAELKEKYGAENLEEVFMRAVGVEIPEPVGGEGS; this comes from the coding sequence ATGCCCGCTGCTAAGGTCGAAAACCTTGAGAAGGACTACGGGAAGGTTAAGGCCCTGAAGGGGATAAGTTTTGAGATCAAAGAGGGGGAGATATTCGGTCTCATCGGGCCGAACGGCGCTGGTAAGAGCACGACGCTCAAGATACTATCCACGCTCCTCAAGCCAACAGGGGGAAAGGCTGAGGTCTTCGGAAGGGACGTGGTGGAGGAGGCCGAGGAGGTCAGATCCCTGATAAGCTACCTCCCGGAGGAAGCTGGGGCCTACAAGAACCTGACCGGGATGGAGTACCTCACGTTCATGGCGAGGCTATACGCGAAGGACGAGAGGAAGGCTAGAGAAATGGCGGAGCTGGGGGTTAAGCTATCCGGTCTTGGCGAGAGGCTCAAGGACAAGGTCTCGACGTACTCAAAGGGAATGACCAGAAAGCTCCTCCTCGCGAGGGCGCTCATGGTGATGCCGAAGCTGGCCATCCTGGACGAGCCAGCGAGCGGCCTGGATATAGTAAACGCCTACACTATAAGGAAGACGATAAAGGCCTTTGCAAGAGAGAAGGGCGTCACCTTCCTCGTTTCAAGCCACAACATGCTGGAAGTCGAGTTCCTCTGCGACAGGGTGGCGCTGATAAACGAGGGAAGGATCGTCGAGTCTGGCACACCTGCGGAGCTGAAGGAGAAGTACGGCGCCGAGAATCTAGAGGAGGTCTTCATGAGGGCCGTGGGAGTCGAGATCCCCGAGCCCGTTGGAGGTGAAGGTTCATGA
- a CDS encoding DUF2178 domain-containing protein, whose amino-acid sequence MGGIMQNILIWTALIILSGLTLAITSRGAENSGRRKALIPAVLVILSMGYFLGWGVSEGNLAAAFSAFVMGAVLLNIYYRELEKRGYVLGDERTLRIEETASRRTLQATMLFLAVLMVYLSVEKTTNSELDLAFKTVSGILVFVFITHWTLFHYYSRVM is encoded by the coding sequence GTGGGGGGAATCATGCAAAACATTCTGATTTGGACGGCCCTCATCATTCTGTCTGGACTTACTCTTGCTATCACATCGAGAGGGGCCGAAAACAGCGGGCGTAGAAAGGCTCTGATTCCGGCGGTCCTCGTGATCCTGAGCATGGGATACTTCCTCGGATGGGGGGTGAGCGAGGGGAACCTTGCAGCGGCATTTTCGGCCTTCGTAATGGGTGCCGTTCTTCTCAACATCTACTACAGGGAACTCGAAAAAAGAGGATATGTCCTGGGGGACGAGAGAACGCTGAGAATAGAAGAAACTGCCTCCAGGAGAACGCTCCAGGCCACGATGCTTTTCCTGGCCGTTCTAATGGTTTACCTTTCAGTGGAAAAGACGACAAACTCGGAGCTTGATCTGGCCTTCAAAACTGTTTCAGGGATCTTGGTTTTTGTCTTCATAACACACTGGACACTATTCCACTACTACTCGAGGGTGATGTGA
- the iorA gene encoding indolepyruvate ferredoxin oxidoreductase subunit alpha translates to MGNEAIAYGALESGVAFATGYPGTPSTEVVETIAHLKPEVFAEWAPNEKVALEEAAGVAYTGLRALVTMKCVGLNVAADPLMSLAYSGVEGGLVVLVADDPGPHTSQTEQDDRYYGKISLLPVLEPADPQEAHDLIKYAYELSEKYKVPIIFRTTTRVNHTTADVEVGEFVDLDRKPVFKKDIERYVRASMEGNRKRHKWLNETLKKIEEEFNEMPFNWVEGKEDARIGIIVEGAPYNYVKEVLPKINADFKILKLSTPHPLPKKLVVEFLKTVDEAIVIEDGAPFLEEEVKIAAYEEALNVPIYGKRSGHLPLEGELTPSLVRNALLGFIGEEGEEYTRPEEVAYAESLAPKRPPVMCPGCPHRGSYRAALDALRDLKLGRYKVPIHGDIGCYALSLLPPLEAIWTEYVMGASISLANGQSVVMGKKIIATIGDSTFFHNGIQPLIDAVYKNLNVLVMILDNRTTAMTGHQPHPGTGGSETGRKFNEIDIEALVKALGVKYVKTVDPYDLKATREAIKEAMQIDGPAVIIAKRECVIPVIRRGEIGEKPIVIEDKCTGCKACILLTGCPALVYDPETKKVRIDELLCTGCGVCNQTCPFDAIKFPSELKKG, encoded by the coding sequence ATGGGGAACGAGGCTATAGCATACGGCGCACTTGAGAGCGGCGTGGCCTTTGCCACTGGCTATCCAGGAACTCCCTCGACGGAGGTCGTGGAGACAATAGCACACCTCAAACCGGAAGTATTCGCGGAGTGGGCGCCGAACGAGAAGGTGGCCCTTGAGGAGGCCGCTGGAGTTGCCTACACTGGCCTTAGGGCCCTCGTTACAATGAAATGCGTTGGTCTCAACGTCGCCGCTGACCCTCTCATGAGCCTCGCATATTCGGGCGTTGAAGGAGGTTTGGTAGTTCTCGTCGCCGATGACCCTGGCCCACACACGAGCCAGACCGAGCAGGACGACCGCTACTACGGCAAGATTTCGCTCCTCCCCGTTCTCGAGCCCGCCGACCCGCAGGAGGCCCACGACCTCATAAAGTACGCCTACGAGCTGAGCGAGAAATATAAAGTCCCGATAATCTTCAGAACGACAACTAGGGTTAATCACACAACGGCAGACGTTGAGGTTGGGGAGTTCGTTGATCTCGACAGGAAGCCCGTCTTCAAGAAGGACATTGAAAGATACGTCAGGGCGAGCATGGAGGGGAACAGGAAGAGGCACAAGTGGCTGAATGAGACTCTCAAGAAGATCGAGGAGGAGTTCAATGAAATGCCCTTCAACTGGGTGGAGGGCAAGGAAGACGCCAGGATTGGAATAATCGTCGAAGGCGCCCCCTACAACTACGTGAAGGAGGTCCTTCCAAAGATAAACGCCGACTTCAAAATCCTCAAGCTCTCAACTCCTCACCCGCTCCCGAAGAAGCTCGTCGTCGAGTTCCTGAAGACCGTTGATGAGGCCATAGTCATCGAAGACGGCGCACCTTTCCTTGAAGAAGAAGTGAAAATAGCGGCCTACGAAGAGGCGCTTAATGTGCCGATATATGGAAAGAGGAGCGGTCATCTGCCGCTTGAGGGTGAGCTCACTCCATCCCTCGTAAGGAACGCCCTTCTTGGCTTTATCGGCGAGGAGGGAGAGGAGTACACCAGGCCGGAGGAGGTTGCCTACGCCGAGAGCCTCGCACCCAAGAGGCCGCCGGTCATGTGTCCCGGCTGTCCACATAGAGGCTCCTACCGTGCTGCCCTCGATGCATTGAGAGACCTCAAGCTCGGCCGCTACAAGGTCCCGATACACGGCGACATAGGTTGCTACGCCCTATCGCTCCTTCCGCCGCTCGAGGCCATCTGGACGGAGTACGTCATGGGCGCTAGTATAAGCCTCGCCAACGGCCAGAGCGTCGTCATGGGCAAGAAGATAATCGCTACCATTGGCGACTCAACGTTCTTCCACAACGGAATCCAGCCGCTCATCGATGCCGTTTACAAGAACCTGAACGTTCTAGTGATGATACTCGACAACAGGACGACGGCCATGACTGGCCACCAGCCGCACCCGGGAACCGGCGGAAGCGAGACCGGTAGGAAGTTCAACGAGATCGATATAGAGGCTCTCGTGAAAGCTTTGGGAGTCAAATACGTCAAGACCGTTGACCCCTACGACCTCAAGGCAACGAGGGAAGCCATAAAGGAAGCGATGCAGATTGACGGACCGGCCGTGATAATAGCGAAGCGCGAGTGCGTCATCCCTGTGATAAGGCGCGGCGAAATCGGGGAGAAGCCTATAGTCATCGAGGACAAGTGTACAGGTTGCAAGGCCTGCATACTCCTGACCGGCTGTCCGGCGCTCGTCTACGACCCGGAGACGAAGAAGGTCAGGATAGACGAACTCCTCTGCACCGGTTGTGGTGTCTGCAACCAGACGTGCCCATTCGACGCCATAAAGTTCCCGAGCGAGCTGAAGAAGGGATGA
- a CDS encoding aconitase X catalytic domain-containing protein, giving the protein MYLTKEEELILAGEYGYALQKAMEILVALGDIYGADRLIPIKSAQVAGVSYKNIGEAGVEFLRDFVEAGAKVSVYTTLNPAGIGDDEFMEKQREVLELYRAMGIETTSTCTPYYGANLPKFGDHIAWSESSAVIFANSIIGARTNREGGPSSLAAAIVGKTPNYGLHLDENRKATVIVDVQAKVKTFADYAALGYHLGRTLGNDVPYVKGIKPESLDFLKEMGAAMAASGSIALYHVEGETPEYREAIADKVETITVEDSDIKAVKEQFSDDWSEIDMILIGCPHASLPEVKEIAELLRMRGRPLKIPLFITASRAVKALADALGYTETIERYNGRIIPDSCFVVSPIKGWYNGIATNSGKSAFYFRSFGFSVRLDDAENLIKEAP; this is encoded by the coding sequence ATGTATCTGACGAAAGAGGAGGAGCTTATTCTTGCCGGCGAATACGGCTACGCGCTCCAGAAGGCGATGGAGATACTGGTTGCACTCGGCGACATCTACGGTGCCGATAGACTCATTCCAATCAAAAGCGCCCAGGTGGCTGGGGTTTCATACAAAAACATAGGCGAAGCCGGTGTTGAGTTCCTGAGGGACTTCGTGGAGGCGGGGGCGAAGGTGAGCGTTTACACCACACTCAATCCAGCGGGGATAGGCGACGATGAGTTTATGGAGAAGCAGAGGGAGGTACTTGAACTGTACCGCGCGATGGGAATAGAAACCACATCAACCTGTACCCCATACTACGGCGCCAATCTTCCCAAGTTCGGCGACCATATAGCGTGGAGCGAGAGCTCGGCCGTTATCTTTGCCAACTCGATCATTGGAGCTAGGACAAACCGCGAGGGAGGGCCCTCAAGCCTCGCGGCCGCCATAGTGGGGAAGACACCCAACTACGGCCTTCACCTCGATGAGAACAGAAAGGCAACGGTGATTGTGGACGTTCAGGCTAAAGTAAAAACCTTCGCGGACTATGCCGCTTTGGGCTACCACCTCGGCAGAACCCTCGGAAACGACGTGCCCTACGTCAAGGGAATAAAACCGGAGAGCCTCGACTTCCTCAAGGAGATGGGGGCCGCTATGGCCGCGAGCGGCTCAATAGCACTCTACCACGTTGAGGGTGAGACACCCGAGTACAGAGAAGCCATAGCAGATAAAGTAGAGACAATAACCGTCGAGGACTCGGACATAAAGGCGGTGAAGGAGCAGTTCTCCGACGACTGGAGCGAGATAGACATGATACTGATCGGCTGTCCCCACGCCTCCCTGCCCGAGGTGAAAGAGATAGCGGAACTCCTGAGGATGCGCGGAAGACCGCTCAAAATCCCGCTCTTCATAACCGCCAGCAGGGCCGTTAAGGCTTTAGCGGACGCCCTCGGATACACGGAAACCATAGAGCGCTACAACGGGAGGATTATTCCGGATTCCTGCTTCGTGGTGTCGCCGATAAAGGGATGGTACAATGGGATAGCCACCAACAGCGGCAAGTCAGCTTTCTACTTCCGCTCCTTCGGGTTCAGCGTCAGACTCGACGACGCGGAGAACCTGATAAAGGAGGCCCCGTGA
- a CDS encoding site-2 protease family protein, whose translation MPKGIYECVNCGHREVLDSNEPLLEGACPKCGGDMVLVGFSGETSGILPGTGGKLEEIEDLIARFYRAEFLESRGGVFVFRVSEIYERNFEVVLKELEACGYWGALKKANEEVLLYVFPAGEVKPDNPKIGIVLFLLTLLSTLWAGYVLAIGHIATLDHYGIPGYKNPYVTAVAFSLSVLAILGTHEMGHKIAATLHNVKSTFPYFIPFPNLLGTLGAVIRVKSPVPTKNAAIDLGVSGPLAGIIVAIPVTAIGLRLSVVVPSSAVPQTGKGLYMGTNLLFTLIERLVLGLNGSSGDYVVFLHPVAIAGWVGILVTFLNLIPAVQLDGGHIARAFLGEKTHRYFTFAIALGLILLSYLWSGWLIWGLLVLFIGSAGNPGALDEVTPASPGRKVLAILAALLFILCATPVPLVVK comes from the coding sequence ATGCCAAAGGGTATCTACGAGTGCGTCAACTGCGGCCACCGCGAGGTTCTTGATTCCAACGAGCCCCTCCTCGAGGGAGCCTGTCCCAAGTGCGGGGGGGACATGGTATTAGTGGGCTTTAGCGGGGAAACCTCGGGAATCCTACCCGGCACGGGGGGAAAGCTGGAGGAGATCGAGGATCTCATTGCCCGCTTTTATAGGGCTGAATTCTTGGAGAGCAGGGGAGGAGTTTTCGTCTTCCGGGTCAGCGAGATCTACGAGAGAAACTTTGAGGTCGTTCTGAAGGAGCTTGAGGCCTGCGGCTACTGGGGGGCGCTGAAAAAGGCCAATGAGGAGGTTCTCCTCTACGTTTTCCCCGCCGGAGAGGTCAAACCGGACAACCCGAAGATAGGGATAGTGCTCTTTCTCCTCACCCTCCTCTCGACCCTGTGGGCGGGTTATGTTCTTGCCATCGGTCACATAGCTACTCTCGACCACTACGGCATCCCAGGCTACAAGAACCCATACGTCACGGCCGTGGCGTTCTCGCTCAGTGTTCTGGCCATCCTCGGAACCCACGAGATGGGGCACAAGATAGCCGCGACGCTCCACAACGTTAAGTCCACGTTCCCCTACTTCATTCCATTTCCGAACCTCCTCGGAACCCTCGGGGCGGTGATACGGGTAAAGTCGCCGGTCCCAACGAAGAACGCGGCCATAGATCTGGGAGTCAGCGGGCCCCTGGCGGGGATAATCGTGGCGATCCCGGTGACGGCGATCGGGCTGAGGCTTTCAGTTGTAGTGCCGAGCTCCGCGGTTCCACAGACCGGCAAGGGACTGTACATGGGCACCAACTTGCTGTTCACCCTCATAGAGCGGCTGGTACTCGGCCTCAACGGATCAAGCGGCGACTACGTGGTGTTCCTCCATCCGGTTGCGATAGCCGGGTGGGTGGGCATACTGGTGACATTCCTCAACCTGATCCCCGCGGTGCAGCTCGACGGAGGACACATAGCCCGGGCGTTCCTGGGGGAGAAAACCCACAGGTACTTCACCTTCGCCATAGCGCTGGGGCTCATATTACTGAGCTACCTCTGGAGCGGGTGGCTTATATGGGGCCTCCTCGTGCTGTTCATAGGTAGTGCGGGCAACCCCGGGGCGCTGGATGAAGTAACGCCGGCCTCGCCGGGCAGAAAAGTCCTGGCCATCCTGGCGGCCCTGCTCTTCATCCTGTGCGCAACTCCTGTTCCCCTGGTCGTGAAGTGA
- a CDS encoding ABC transporter permease: MSDFWVLARKEIMNLVRDKKLLFGLIIVPLILYPAMGKMIQVGFQQAQEETHVAIVNFDEGKYGGVLIDALNVTPNVTVTVINAKSLQDALEEASKEKQNVLVIIPPNFSRAIEGNLKAEVEVYGIFRSVGTGIKESVSESRIKGVVEVLSKELARIKVKKAGFEDPDAVLEPVGAVSRSVIRGRIVDIPPSVVSSVLASQSMSLPLIVFLMVTITAQMSAGAVAAEKENKTLETLLTLPVKRTTIVASKIAGTALMGLVAALAYMIGLKSYMGTFQTDTGVSLSDLGLGVTPEGMILFSIVVFLTIVFALALAMLLAIYAEDVQSANTVVSSVILPLAFPAFLLMFVDLSQLPALARYFLLAIPFTHPIAAYRYAVTGEYYPMILSVGYLTFIAAVTLYLTARIFSSEKVLTAKISWGKKKR; this comes from the coding sequence ATGAGCGACTTCTGGGTGCTGGCTAGGAAGGAGATAATGAACCTCGTCAGGGACAAGAAGCTTCTCTTCGGCCTGATAATAGTCCCGCTCATCCTCTACCCAGCGATGGGAAAGATGATACAGGTTGGCTTCCAGCAGGCGCAGGAGGAGACCCACGTTGCCATAGTGAACTTCGACGAAGGGAAGTACGGCGGGGTTCTGATAGACGCGCTGAACGTGACCCCCAACGTGACCGTGACGGTGATAAACGCGAAATCGCTCCAAGATGCACTGGAAGAGGCTTCCAAAGAAAAACAGAACGTTCTGGTCATAATCCCACCCAACTTCAGCCGGGCAATAGAGGGCAACCTCAAAGCGGAGGTAGAGGTCTACGGAATATTCAGGTCAGTGGGGACGGGTATAAAGGAGAGCGTGAGCGAGAGCAGAATAAAAGGCGTCGTAGAAGTCCTCTCAAAGGAGCTGGCCAGGATAAAGGTAAAGAAGGCCGGTTTTGAGGATCCCGATGCAGTCCTTGAACCCGTTGGTGCCGTCAGCAGGTCAGTCATAAGGGGCAGGATAGTCGACATACCGCCATCGGTCGTTTCGTCGGTTCTCGCCTCCCAATCCATGAGCCTGCCCCTGATAGTGTTCCTGATGGTCACAATAACCGCCCAGATGTCCGCAGGAGCAGTGGCGGCGGAGAAGGAGAACAAGACCCTTGAGACGCTCCTAACCCTTCCAGTGAAGAGAACAACTATAGTGGCCTCCAAAATAGCGGGGACGGCCCTCATGGGCCTGGTGGCCGCCCTAGCCTACATGATCGGCCTCAAGAGCTACATGGGCACTTTCCAGACCGACACCGGGGTGAGTCTTTCAGATCTAGGGCTCGGTGTAACCCCAGAGGGAATGATCCTCTTCTCTATCGTGGTCTTCCTGACGATAGTGTTCGCCCTGGCCCTGGCCATGCTCCTGGCGATCTACGCGGAGGACGTTCAGAGCGCCAACACCGTCGTCAGCTCGGTCATACTGCCGCTCGCCTTTCCGGCCTTCCTGCTGATGTTCGTTGACCTCTCCCAGCTACCGGCACTCGCCCGCTACTTCCTCCTCGCCATACCCTTCACGCACCCGATAGCGGCCTACAGGTACGCGGTAACCGGTGAATACTATCCCATGATCCTCAGCGTGGGCTACCTCACTTTTATAGCGGCTGTAACCCTCTACCTGACTGCGAGGATATTCTCGAGCGAGAAGGTTCTGACGGCAAAGATAAGCTGGGGCAAAAAGAAGAGGTGA
- a CDS encoding HTH domain-containing protein: MKLLHVSCESASVEDCINDFKRKLKEVLSPSSCYIKSAELNLTFGAFMHLSAVLLTDASKPGGNVIVEYSTGRNREVAIRNVLEKINPYLSSVDVVAFRIGTYTTPVTRRTYAVGIVAYNSTPRKAGPFAEKPDRRTLLAHVLSLFDYNPKVLNISELARVFGVSRDTIYYDIQRILEEREKKE, from the coding sequence ATGAAGCTGCTCCACGTTTCCTGTGAGTCTGCCAGCGTCGAGGACTGCATAAACGATTTCAAAAGGAAGCTGAAGGAAGTGCTTTCTCCTTCCAGCTGTTATATAAAATCAGCGGAACTTAACCTTACGTTCGGTGCGTTTATGCACCTTTCTGCCGTTCTCCTGACCGACGCATCGAAGCCCGGCGGGAACGTCATTGTGGAGTATTCCACGGGGCGGAACAGGGAGGTGGCGATCCGGAACGTACTGGAAAAAATCAATCCCTATCTCAGCAGTGTGGACGTGGTGGCCTTCAGGATCGGAACTTACACAACGCCAGTGACGAGGAGGACGTACGCGGTTGGCATCGTCGCCTACAACTCGACCCCGCGGAAAGCGGGCCCCTTTGCAGAAAAACCTGATCGGAGAACGCTTCTCGCTCACGTCCTTTCCCTCTTTGACTACAACCCCAAAGTCCTGAACATCTCCGAGCTTGCGAGGGTGTTTGGGGTATCGAGGGACACTATATACTACGACATCCAGCGCATCTTGGAAGAAAGGGAAAAGAAAGAATAG